The Streptomyces sp. Mut1 genome window below encodes:
- a CDS encoding AAA family ATPase, whose translation MTLRYATTAGLTDDALPAQPGPHARRAAALRAPVVRDLRGRAGRGPRGLRFAAGDIVVVSGLPGSGKSTLIARAAPDRAVDSQDTRDRWAARLPRAVPYLLYRPLVRLAHYWGLRRVLRSGASAVVHDCGTQAWVRARLARHARRRGRALHLILLDVTPRTAREGQRARGRGVSGYAFARHRRAVGRLLRDTGAGLLPRGCASAVLLDREAARLLTRITFAPAQSDG comes from the coding sequence ATGACGTTGCGGTACGCGACGACCGCAGGGCTCACGGACGACGCGCTGCCCGCGCAGCCGGGCCCGCACGCCCGCCGCGCGGCGGCGTTACGCGCACCCGTCGTCCGGGATCTGCGCGGCCGGGCCGGGCGCGGCCCGCGCGGCCTGCGCTTCGCCGCCGGGGACATCGTGGTGGTCTCCGGACTGCCCGGCAGCGGCAAGTCCACGCTGATCGCCCGCGCCGCCCCGGACCGCGCCGTCGACTCCCAGGACACCCGGGACCGCTGGGCGGCCCGGCTGCCCCGCGCGGTGCCCTACCTCCTCTACCGCCCGCTCGTCCGCCTCGCCCACTACTGGGGCCTGCGCCGGGTGCTGCGCTCGGGGGCCTCCGCCGTGGTGCACGACTGCGGCACCCAGGCCTGGGTCCGCGCCCGGCTCGCCCGCCACGCCCGCCGGCGCGGCCGCGCCCTGCACCTGATCCTGCTCGACGTCACCCCGCGGACCGCCCGCGAGGGGCAGCGCGCGCGGGGACGCGGCGTCTCCGGATACGCCTTCGCCCGGCACCGCAGAGCGGTGGGCCGGCTGCTGCGGGACACCGGGGCCGGTCTGCTGCCGCGCGGCTGCGCCTCCGCCGTGCTGCTGGACCGCGAAGCGGCCCGGCTCCTGACGCGGATCACGTTCGCACCTGCACAGAGCGACGGCTGA
- a CDS encoding enhanced serine sensitivity protein SseB, with amino-acid sequence MDIPAQAGSQPQGGWPANELEEVLGASLGVPEAGGRLVEVLGRSSVWVPLPSGGGPESRDLDLPTLEIDGAAYVPVFSSEQQFLACVGAHMSFAVAPARDFARGLPPQLGIAVNPGGAVGMPLPPPAVAELCRSGRTPLDGPAGGGRVRLYEPDWKEEPVDFLAAAAGEFEESGVVRTARRALASIEGGDPVLFVGVEFSTWEGAGQSAPMDALGRALGRVEVPWPVNLVLLDVAQDPVADWMLERVRPFYTRAGAPEPGAFTG; translated from the coding sequence GTGGACATTCCGGCACAGGCGGGGAGCCAGCCGCAGGGCGGATGGCCGGCCAATGAACTCGAAGAGGTCCTGGGCGCCTCGCTCGGCGTCCCGGAGGCGGGCGGCCGCCTCGTGGAGGTGCTCGGGCGCAGCAGCGTCTGGGTGCCCCTGCCGAGCGGCGGCGGGCCCGAATCCCGCGACCTCGACCTGCCCACGCTGGAGATCGACGGCGCCGCGTACGTCCCCGTGTTCAGCTCCGAGCAGCAGTTCCTCGCCTGCGTCGGCGCGCACATGTCGTTCGCCGTGGCCCCGGCCCGCGACTTCGCCCGCGGTCTGCCCCCGCAGCTCGGCATCGCGGTGAACCCGGGCGGCGCCGTCGGCATGCCACTGCCTCCACCCGCGGTCGCCGAACTCTGCAGGTCCGGACGAACCCCGCTCGACGGCCCGGCCGGCGGCGGCAGGGTCCGGCTGTACGAGCCGGACTGGAAGGAGGAGCCCGTCGACTTCCTGGCCGCGGCGGCCGGCGAGTTCGAGGAGAGCGGCGTCGTGCGCACCGCCCGCCGGGCTCTGGCCAGCATCGAGGGCGGCGACCCCGTCCTCTTCGTCGGCGTCGAGTTCTCCACCTGGGAGGGCGCCGGGCAGAGCGCCCCCATGGACGCGCTGGGCCGGGCGCTGGGCCGCGTCGAGGTGCCCTGGCCGGTCAACCTCGTGCTGCTCGACGTGGCGCAGGACCCGGTCGCCGACTGGATGCTCGAACGGGTGCGGCCCTTCTACACCCGCGCCGGAGCGCCGGAGCCCGGCGCCTTCACGGGATGA
- a CDS encoding enhanced serine sensitivity protein SseB C-terminal domain-containing protein produces the protein MSASGTAAAGQLEHMLRQVTPGRYDAYEALLQALAAGRVWMLLWHGRPGAPDAQYGNMEIDGLGYAPCVTSGQELSASGWNRDHEVVGGLDIARTLYPDHWGIWLNPHAPGGGVGIPWLDLRRIATGLDRMPAGPLRISEPAVEIPQFYAQLAQNAHHTPAIRSLRRAWVQPALGVPYLAIGLDLYDTSRPSVDAVRAMMRQSVGAVPDGLPVSTVAMSDEYDPVTMWLRANARPFYDRESHAAPGYGYPQAPGPAPHAY, from the coding sequence GTGAGTGCGTCAGGCACCGCGGCGGCGGGCCAGTTGGAGCACATGCTGCGCCAAGTCACGCCCGGCCGCTACGACGCGTACGAGGCACTGCTCCAGGCCCTGGCGGCCGGCCGGGTCTGGATGCTCCTCTGGCACGGCCGCCCCGGCGCCCCCGACGCCCAGTACGGCAACATGGAGATCGACGGCCTCGGCTACGCCCCCTGCGTCACCTCCGGCCAGGAGCTGTCCGCCAGCGGCTGGAACCGGGACCACGAGGTCGTCGGCGGCCTCGACATCGCCCGCACCCTCTACCCCGACCACTGGGGCATCTGGCTCAACCCGCACGCGCCCGGCGGCGGCGTCGGCATCCCCTGGCTGGACCTGCGCCGCATCGCCACCGGCCTCGACCGGATGCCCGCGGGGCCGCTGCGGATCAGCGAGCCCGCCGTCGAGATCCCGCAGTTCTACGCCCAGCTCGCGCAGAACGCCCACCACACCCCCGCGATCCGCTCGCTGCGCCGCGCCTGGGTGCAGCCCGCGCTCGGCGTCCCGTACCTCGCCATCGGCCTCGACCTGTACGACACGAGCCGGCCGTCCGTCGACGCGGTGCGCGCGATGATGCGGCAGTCGGTCGGCGCCGTCCCGGACGGGCTGCCCGTCTCCACGGTCGCCATGTCCGACGAGTACGACCCGGTCACGATGTGGCTGCGCGCCAACGCCCGGCCGTTCTACGACCGCGAGTCGCACGCCGCGCCCGGCTACGGATACCCCCAGGCCCCGGGCCCGGCCCCGCACGCCTACTGA
- a CDS encoding ABC transporter permease, producing the protein MTAPIETTGPAAEAQPEAVLTGVKQSQIEGRSLGQIAWSRFKRDKVAVAGGIVVILLVLLAVLSKPIQALFGLDPNEFHQELIDPALLAPKGDWGGISWSHPLGVEPQYGRDIMTRVIEGSWVSLVVAVGATLLSVVIGVFFGVVSGFYGGWVDTLISRMMDTFLAFPLLLFAISISAALQDGAFGLEGLPLRIAVLIFVIGFFSWPYMGRIVRAQTMSLRNREFVEAARSLGARGPFILFRELLPNLVAPILVYSTLLIPSNILFEAGLSYLGVGIAPPQASWGGMLTNAIDFYRNDPMYMIVPGVAIFVTVLAFNLLGDGLRDALDPRSK; encoded by the coding sequence GTGACCGCACCGATCGAGACCACCGGACCGGCTGCCGAGGCGCAGCCGGAGGCAGTACTCACGGGAGTCAAGCAGAGCCAGATCGAGGGCCGTTCGCTCGGACAGATCGCCTGGTCGCGCTTCAAGCGCGACAAGGTGGCGGTGGCCGGCGGCATCGTTGTCATCCTGCTGGTCCTGCTCGCCGTGCTCTCCAAGCCGATCCAGGCCCTCTTCGGTCTGGACCCCAACGAGTTCCACCAGGAACTCATCGACCCCGCGCTGCTCGCGCCCAAGGGCGACTGGGGCGGCATCAGCTGGAGCCACCCGCTGGGCGTCGAGCCGCAGTACGGGCGGGACATCATGACCCGCGTCATCGAGGGCTCCTGGGTCTCCCTGGTCGTCGCCGTCGGCGCGACCCTGCTCTCCGTCGTGATCGGCGTCTTCTTCGGCGTCGTCTCCGGCTTCTACGGCGGCTGGGTGGACACCCTCATCAGCCGCATGATGGACACCTTCCTCGCCTTCCCGCTGCTGCTCTTCGCGATCTCCATCTCGGCGGCGCTGCAGGACGGGGCGTTCGGCCTGGAGGGGCTGCCGCTGCGCATCGCGGTCCTCATCTTCGTGATCGGGTTCTTCAGCTGGCCGTACATGGGCCGCATCGTCCGCGCCCAGACCATGAGTCTGCGCAATCGCGAATTCGTGGAAGCGGCGCGGTCGTTGGGCGCCCGCGGGCCCTTCATCCTCTTCCGGGAGCTGCTGCCGAACCTGGTGGCGCCCATCCTCGTGTACTCCACGCTGCTCATCCCCTCGAACATCCTCTTCGAGGCGGGGCTCAGCTATCTCGGTGTCGGTATCGCGCCGCCGCAGGCCTCCTGGGGCGGGATGCTCACCAACGCGATCGACTTCTACCGGAACGACCCGATGTACATGATCGTGCCGGGCGTGGCCATCTTCGTCACGGTCCTGGCGTTCAACCTGCTGGGAGACGGGCTGCGTGATGCCCTCGACCCCCGTAGCAAGTAG
- a CDS encoding ABC transporter substrate-binding protein, which yields MKTRKTTAVVATAVVLMLGASACNGSKDDNGGGKGGNGGSGATDAALTSIVNPSDKAGGTVKIEMSDEPDSLDPGNTYYGWVQNISRLYGRTLTAFKPAAGKDGLEIVPDLAEGLGKPSADAKTWTYTLKKGLKFEDGTPITSKDVKYAVERSNFAPEALSNGPTYFKAHLAGGDKYKGPYKDKNPDGIASIETPDDSTIVFKLKDAFADFDYLATYSQTAPVPAAKDKGADYVKHIVSSGPYKFESYDAGRGATLVRNPNWDKKTDPIRPALPDKVTLRFKVKQETVDSNLIADNITVDGAGTGVAPATQPDVLTKPNLKKQTDNSYAGATSYLGLNVNVKPFDNVHCRKAVQWGIDKASVQAAQGGDPKGDVATTLLPPTVNGYTKFDLYESAGHKGDEAKAKDELKQCGHPNGFDTKISARSDRPAEMAMVTAVQASLKKIGINADIKSFPAGKYFQNFAGNPSYVHSNKLGMIMMAWGADWPTGFGFLDQIINGSAIKPSGGNNIAELNDPKINKMLDEGIANTDAAAREKTWGEIDKAVAEGGTMVPLIYRKNLLLRPVSATNVTVTQAYLGMYDYVLMGSAK from the coding sequence GTGAAGACCAGAAAAACGACAGCGGTGGTCGCCACAGCTGTGGTCCTGATGCTGGGAGCGTCCGCGTGCAACGGCTCCAAGGACGACAACGGCGGCGGCAAGGGCGGCAACGGCGGCTCGGGTGCCACTGACGCCGCGCTGACGTCGATCGTCAACCCGTCGGACAAGGCGGGTGGCACCGTCAAGATCGAGATGTCGGACGAGCCCGACTCCCTCGACCCGGGCAACACGTACTACGGCTGGGTGCAGAACATCTCCCGCCTGTACGGCCGGACCCTGACGGCGTTCAAGCCGGCTGCCGGCAAGGACGGCCTGGAGATCGTCCCGGACCTCGCGGAGGGCCTCGGCAAGCCGAGCGCCGACGCGAAGACGTGGACGTACACGCTGAAGAAGGGGCTCAAGTTCGAGGACGGGACCCCGATCACCTCGAAGGACGTCAAGTACGCCGTCGAGCGCTCCAACTTCGCGCCGGAGGCCCTGTCCAACGGCCCGACGTACTTCAAGGCCCACCTCGCGGGCGGCGACAAGTACAAGGGTCCGTACAAGGACAAGAACCCGGACGGCATCGCCTCCATCGAGACGCCGGACGACTCCACGATCGTCTTCAAGCTGAAGGACGCCTTCGCGGACTTCGACTACCTGGCGACCTACTCGCAGACGGCCCCCGTGCCGGCCGCGAAGGACAAGGGCGCCGACTACGTCAAGCACATCGTCTCCTCGGGCCCGTACAAGTTCGAGTCGTACGACGCCGGCCGCGGCGCGACCCTCGTGCGCAACCCGAACTGGGACAAGAAGACCGACCCGATCCGCCCGGCCCTGCCGGACAAGGTCACGCTCCGCTTCAAGGTCAAGCAGGAGACGGTCGACAGCAACCTCATCGCCGACAACATCACCGTCGACGGTGCCGGCACCGGTGTCGCCCCGGCGACCCAGCCGGACGTGCTGACCAAGCCGAACCTGAAGAAGCAGACCGACAACTCGTACGCGGGCGCCACCTCGTACCTCGGTCTGAACGTCAACGTGAAGCCGTTCGACAACGTCCACTGCCGCAAGGCCGTGCAGTGGGGCATCGACAAGGCGTCGGTCCAGGCCGCGCAGGGCGGCGACCCCAAGGGTGACGTCGCCACCACGCTGCTGCCGCCGACCGTCAACGGCTACACCAAGTTCGACCTGTACGAGTCCGCCGGCCACAAGGGCGACGAGGCGAAGGCCAAGGACGAGCTGAAGCAGTGCGGCCACCCGAACGGCTTCGACACCAAGATCTCGGCCCGCTCCGACCGCCCCGCCGAGATGGCCATGGTCACCGCGGTGCAGGCCTCGCTCAAGAAGATCGGCATCAACGCCGACATCAAGAGCTTCCCGGCCGGCAAGTACTTCCAGAACTTCGCGGGCAACCCCAGCTACGTGCACTCCAACAAGCTCGGCATGATCATGATGGCCTGGGGCGCGGACTGGCCGACCGGCTTCGGCTTCCTGGACCAGATCATCAACGGCTCGGCCATCAAGCCGTCCGGTGGTAACAACATCGCCGAACTGAACGACCCGAAGATCAACAAGATGCTCGACGAGGGCATCGCCAACACCGACGCCGCCGCCCGTGAGAAGACGTGGGGCGAGATCGACAAGGCGGTCGCCGAAGGCGGCACCATGGTGCCGCTGATCTACCGCAAGAACCTGCTGCTGCGCCCGGTCTCCGCGACGAACGTCACGGTCACCCAGGCCTACCTCGGCATGTACGACTACGTGCTGATGGGCTCCGCCAAGTAG
- a CDS encoding ABC transporter permease, whose protein sequence is MAAYIIRRVFGAVLLLLIVSAVTFAIFFLVPRIAGQTMDQLAAQYVGKDANPLSIQAVKENLGLDQPLYLQYWHFLKQIFVGADFTFGPEVSHCGVPCFGYSFKNHIEVWPELTARIPVTFSLAVGAAVIWLLSGVAIGVVSALKRGSLLDRFFMGVALAGVSLPIFFTGMLALGVFTVQWPVWEGINYVPFTDSPLDWAWNLIVPWCSLAFLYSALYARITRAGMLETMGEDYIRTARAKGLRESRVIGKHGLRAALTPIVTIFGMDFGLLIGGAVITETVFSFPGMGQYAIKSVQENDLPIVMGVTLVAAFFIVICNLLVDLVYAAIDPRVRLS, encoded by the coding sequence GTGGCTGCGTACATCATCCGACGCGTCTTCGGCGCGGTGCTGCTGCTGCTGATCGTCAGCGCAGTCACCTTCGCGATCTTCTTCCTCGTCCCCCGGATCGCCGGGCAGACGATGGATCAACTGGCAGCCCAGTACGTGGGCAAGGACGCCAACCCGCTGTCCATCCAAGCGGTCAAGGAGAACCTCGGCCTGGACCAGCCGCTGTACCTCCAGTACTGGCACTTCCTCAAGCAGATCTTCGTCGGCGCCGACTTCACCTTCGGTCCCGAGGTCTCGCACTGCGGCGTGCCGTGCTTCGGCTACTCCTTCAAGAACCACATCGAGGTCTGGCCCGAGCTGACCGCGCGTATCCCGGTCACCTTCTCGCTGGCCGTCGGCGCGGCCGTGATCTGGCTGCTCAGCGGGGTGGCGATCGGTGTCGTCTCCGCGCTCAAGCGGGGTTCGCTCCTGGACCGCTTCTTCATGGGCGTCGCGCTCGCCGGTGTCTCCCTGCCGATCTTCTTCACCGGAATGCTGGCCCTGGGTGTGTTCACCGTGCAGTGGCCCGTCTGGGAGGGCATCAACTACGTCCCCTTCACGGACAGCCCGCTGGACTGGGCCTGGAACCTGATCGTCCCGTGGTGCTCGCTGGCCTTCCTCTACTCCGCGCTCTACGCCCGCATCACCAGAGCCGGGATGCTGGAGACGATGGGGGAGGACTACATCCGTACGGCCCGCGCCAAGGGCCTCAGGGAGAGCCGGGTCATCGGCAAGCACGGTCTGCGGGCCGCGCTCACTCCGATCGTGACCATCTTCGGCATGGACTTCGGCCTGCTGATCGGTGGCGCCGTCATCACCGAGACCGTGTTCTCCTTCCCCGGGATGGGCCAGTACGCCATCAAGAGCGTGCAGGAGAACGACCTCCCGATCGTCATGGGCGTGACGCTCGTCGCCGCCTTCTTCATCGTCATCTGCAATCTGCTGGTGGATCTGGTGTACGCCGCCATCGACCCCAGGGTGAGGCTCTCGTGA
- a CDS encoding ABC transporter ATP-binding protein: MTELSKTATPDGQPPAPGAGDDEAFLSVRDLRIHFQTDDGLVKSVDGVSFDVKPGRTLGIVGESGSGKSVTSLGILGLHRTAPNARISGEVLLDGEELLGASDDRVRELRGRKMAMIFQDPLSAMHPYFTVGAQIVEAYRVHNKVSRKTARTRAVEMLDRVGIPEPHKRADAYPHEFSGGMRQRAMIAMALVNNPELLIADEPTTALDVTVQAQILDLIRDLQKEFGSAVIMITHDLGVVAEMADDLLVMYGGRCVERGPAEKVFYEAQHPYTWGLLTSMPRIDREETERLIPVKGQPPSLINVPDGCAFNPRCPYADIPKDNLTRTTRPELEPVGDGHFSACHMAPEERTRIWTEEIAPKL, encoded by the coding sequence GTGACCGAGCTTTCCAAGACCGCGACGCCGGACGGGCAGCCGCCCGCACCGGGCGCCGGCGACGACGAGGCCTTCCTCTCCGTACGGGATCTGCGTATCCACTTCCAGACCGACGACGGCCTGGTCAAGTCGGTCGACGGCGTCAGCTTCGACGTGAAGCCGGGCCGGACCCTGGGCATCGTCGGCGAGTCCGGCTCTGGCAAGTCCGTCACCTCGCTCGGCATCCTCGGCCTGCACCGCACCGCCCCCAACGCCCGCATCTCCGGCGAGGTCCTGCTGGACGGCGAGGAGCTGCTCGGTGCCTCCGACGACCGGGTGCGCGAGCTGCGCGGCCGCAAGATGGCCATGATCTTCCAGGACCCGCTGTCCGCGATGCACCCGTACTTCACGGTCGGCGCGCAGATCGTGGAGGCGTACCGGGTCCACAACAAGGTCAGCAGGAAGACCGCCCGCACCCGGGCCGTCGAGATGCTGGACCGGGTCGGCATCCCCGAGCCGCACAAGCGGGCCGACGCCTACCCGCACGAGTTCTCCGGCGGCATGCGTCAGCGCGCGATGATCGCGATGGCCCTGGTCAACAACCCGGAGCTGCTCATCGCCGACGAGCCGACCACCGCCCTGGACGTCACCGTCCAGGCGCAGATCCTGGACCTGATCCGGGACCTGCAGAAGGAGTTCGGCTCCGCCGTCATCATGATCACCCACGACCTGGGCGTCGTCGCCGAGATGGCCGACGACCTGCTCGTGATGTACGGCGGCCGGTGCGTGGAGCGCGGCCCGGCGGAGAAGGTCTTCTACGAGGCCCAGCACCCGTACACCTGGGGCCTGCTCACCTCGATGCCGCGCATCGACCGCGAGGAGACCGAGCGGCTGATCCCCGTCAAGGGCCAGCCGCCGTCGCTGATCAACGTCCCCGACGGCTGCGCCTTCAACCCGCGCTGCCCGTACGCGGACATCCCCAAGGACAACCTCACCCGCACGACGCGTCCCGAGCTGGAGCCGGTCGGCGACGGCCACTTCTCGGCCTGCCACATGGCGCCGGAGGAGCGGACCCGGATCTGGACCGAAGAGATTGCGCCGAAGCTGTGA
- a CDS encoding ABC transporter ATP-binding protein, with protein sequence MLQKDAKIPEQPTGPREPLLRVEGLVKHFPIRKGLFQRQAGAVKAVDGIDFEVYPGETLGVVGESGCGKSTMGRLITRLIEPTGGKVEFEGRDITHLSMGQMRPMRRDVQMIFQDPYSSLNPRHTIGTIVSAPFRLQKVEPEGGLKNHVQELLSLVGLSPEHYNRYPHEFSGGQRQRIGIARALALRPKLVVADEPVSALDVSIQAQVVNLLDDLQSELGLTYVIIAHDLSVIRHVSDRIAVMYLGKVVELADRKSLYSAPMHPYTKALMSAVPVPDPRRRGLKSERILLKGDVPSPISPPSGCRFHTRCWKATDICKTQEPPLLTLGTGHQVACHHPENAPDQAPGQQVLAEAPDSPQDGPKE encoded by the coding sequence GTGCTGCAGAAGGACGCGAAGATCCCGGAGCAGCCCACCGGCCCGCGCGAGCCGCTGCTCAGGGTCGAGGGGCTGGTCAAGCACTTCCCGATCCGCAAGGGCCTCTTCCAGCGGCAGGCCGGGGCGGTCAAGGCCGTCGACGGCATCGACTTCGAGGTGTACCCGGGGGAGACCCTGGGCGTCGTCGGCGAGTCCGGCTGCGGCAAGTCCACGATGGGCCGGCTCATCACCCGGCTGATCGAACCGACCGGCGGCAAGGTCGAGTTCGAGGGCCGCGACATCACGCACCTGTCCATGGGGCAGATGCGGCCGATGCGCCGCGACGTCCAGATGATCTTCCAGGACCCGTACTCCTCGCTGAACCCGCGCCACACCATCGGCACGATCGTCAGCGCGCCCTTCCGGCTCCAGAAGGTCGAGCCCGAGGGCGGCCTCAAGAACCACGTGCAGGAGCTGCTGTCGCTGGTCGGGCTCAGCCCCGAGCACTACAACCGCTACCCGCACGAGTTCTCCGGCGGGCAGCGCCAGCGCATCGGCATCGCCCGCGCGCTCGCCCTGCGCCCCAAGCTGGTCGTCGCCGACGAGCCGGTCTCCGCGCTGGACGTGTCGATCCAGGCGCAGGTGGTGAACCTGCTGGACGACCTCCAGTCCGAGCTGGGGCTCACCTACGTGATCATCGCGCACGACCTCTCGGTCATCCGCCATGTCTCGGACCGGATCGCGGTGATGTACCTGGGCAAGGTGGTCGAGCTGGCCGACCGCAAGTCGCTGTACTCGGCGCCGATGCACCCGTACACCAAGGCCCTGATGTCCGCGGTGCCGGTGCCGGACCCGCGCCGCCGGGGGCTCAAGAGCGAGCGCATCCTGCTCAAGGGCGATGTGCCCTCGCCGATCTCGCCGCCCTCCGGCTGCCGGTTCCACACCCGGTGCTGGAAGGCCACGGACATCTGCAAGACGCAGGAACCGCCGCTCCTCACGCTGGGGACCGGCCACCAGGTCGCCTGCCACCACCCGGAGAACGCGCCGGACCAGGCCCCCGGGCAGCAGGTGCTCGCCGAGGCCCCGGATTCGCCCCAGGACGGCCCGAAGGAGTAG
- a CDS encoding trimeric intracellular cation channel family protein: MLNELFTPSVQHALDIAGIFVFAISGALLAVRKNFDVFGIAVLAEVTALGGGLFRDLVIGAVPPAAFTDLGYFTTPLLAAGLVFFLHPHVERIQVGVNVFDAAGLGLFCVTGTVKAYDYGLGLTSSAALGLATAVGGGVLRDVLANEVPSLLRWDRDLYAVPAIVGATMIALCIRFGTLNTLTSGAAVITAFALRLLALRFHWRAPRAYNRRSARADEA, from the coding sequence GTGCTCAACGAACTGTTCACGCCCTCCGTCCAGCATGCGCTCGACATCGCCGGGATCTTCGTCTTCGCGATCTCCGGCGCTCTGCTCGCCGTACGCAAGAACTTCGATGTCTTCGGCATCGCGGTGCTCGCCGAGGTGACCGCGCTGGGCGGAGGGCTGTTCCGTGATCTGGTCATCGGCGCGGTGCCGCCGGCCGCCTTCACGGACCTGGGTTACTTCACCACCCCGCTGCTCGCCGCCGGCCTGGTCTTCTTCCTGCACCCGCACGTGGAGCGCATCCAGGTCGGCGTCAACGTCTTCGACGCCGCCGGTCTCGGCCTGTTCTGCGTCACCGGCACGGTGAAGGCGTACGACTACGGCCTCGGCCTCACCTCGTCGGCGGCGCTGGGCCTGGCCACCGCGGTCGGCGGCGGCGTGCTGCGGGACGTGCTGGCCAACGAGGTGCCCTCGCTGCTGCGCTGGGACCGTGACCTGTACGCGGTGCCCGCCATCGTCGGGGCCACCATGATCGCGCTCTGCATCCGCTTCGGCACGCTCAACACCCTGACCAGCGGTGCGGCGGTGATCACCGCGTTCGCGCTGCGGCTGCTGGCACTCCGCTTCCACTGGCGGGCCCCGCGCGCCTACAACCGGCGCTCGGCGCGGGCGGACGAGGCGTGA
- a CDS encoding thioesterase family protein, which yields MAQAADQAAAQTARATIGNSEFDRDTTVTLREEGVYDAELSAGWTIIHAVNGGYLLAMLGRALGEALPHADPFTVSAHYLTASVPGPAVIRTETVRTGRTLSTGQASLFQYAEDGTEVERIRVLATYGDLDALTDDVRTAAKPPAIPPREHCLGPSDGPAPIPGSSAITERLDIKLDPATIGWAIGQPSGKGEMRGWFGLADGRDPDPLSLLLTVDALPPTSFELGLKGWTPTIELTTHIRCRPAPGPLRVSITTRNLAGGFLEEDADVWDSADRLVAQSRQLARAPRS from the coding sequence ATGGCACAGGCAGCAGACCAGGCGGCGGCGCAGACCGCGCGGGCAACCATCGGGAACAGCGAGTTCGACCGGGACACCACCGTCACGCTCCGCGAAGAGGGCGTCTACGACGCCGAGCTCTCGGCCGGCTGGACGATCATCCACGCGGTCAACGGCGGCTATCTGCTGGCGATGCTCGGCCGCGCCCTCGGCGAGGCCCTGCCGCACGCGGACCCCTTCACCGTCTCCGCGCACTACCTGACCGCGTCCGTGCCCGGCCCCGCCGTGATCCGCACCGAGACCGTCCGCACCGGCCGCACCCTGTCCACCGGGCAGGCGTCCCTCTTCCAGTACGCCGAGGACGGCACCGAGGTCGAGCGCATCCGGGTCCTCGCCACCTACGGCGACCTGGACGCGCTCACCGACGACGTCCGCACCGCCGCCAAGCCCCCGGCCATCCCGCCGCGCGAGCACTGCCTCGGCCCCAGCGACGGCCCCGCCCCCATCCCGGGCAGCTCCGCCATCACCGAGCGGCTCGACATCAAGCTCGACCCGGCGACCATCGGCTGGGCGATCGGACAGCCCTCCGGTAAGGGCGAGATGCGCGGCTGGTTCGGCCTGGCCGACGGCCGTGACCCCGACCCGCTCTCCCTGCTGCTCACCGTGGACGCGCTGCCGCCGACCTCGTTCGAGCTGGGGCTCAAGGGCTGGACCCCGACCATCGAACTCACCACCCACATCCGCTGCCGCCCGGCCCCCGGACCGCTCCGCGTCTCCATCACCACCCGCAACCTGGCGGGCGGCTTCCTGGAGGAGGACGCGGACGTCTGGGACAGCGCCGACCGCCTGGTCGCCCAGTCCCGCCAGCTGGCCCGCGCCCCGCGCAGCTGA
- a CDS encoding TetR family transcriptional regulator — translation MSHTVGTRQSQKLKTRQALLDAALVLLEHQSLSSLGLREVTRAVGITPTAFYRHFESVPALGVSLVEQTLGSLHGMIGAILAETGDSEVRLDRSVDLITRHVREQPAHFRFIAREQHGGVGPVREAIAAQLRLFADEVAAALATEPESRGWADEDLQMLGGLYVDHMVLTASAMLDAGPDGAARVARVARRRLRLVTLGALHWLDDEPAPQSQGDPAPQKS, via the coding sequence GTGAGTCACACCGTCGGCACCCGCCAGAGCCAGAAGCTGAAGACGCGCCAGGCGCTGCTGGACGCCGCGCTCGTCCTGCTGGAACACCAGAGCCTGAGCAGCCTGGGCCTGCGCGAGGTGACCCGGGCGGTGGGCATCACCCCCACCGCCTTCTACCGGCACTTCGAGAGCGTCCCCGCGCTCGGCGTATCCCTGGTCGAACAGACGCTGGGCAGCCTGCACGGCATGATCGGCGCGATACTCGCCGAGACGGGCGACAGTGAGGTCCGGCTGGACCGGAGCGTGGACCTGATCACCCGTCATGTGCGGGAGCAGCCCGCCCACTTCCGGTTCATCGCCCGCGAGCAGCACGGCGGGGTCGGCCCGGTCCGCGAGGCCATCGCGGCCCAGCTCCGGCTGTTCGCCGACGAGGTGGCGGCGGCCCTCGCGACGGAACCGGAGTCCCGGGGCTGGGCCGACGAGGACCTCCAGATGCTGGGCGGCCTGTACGTGGACCACATGGTGCTCACGGCGTCCGCGATGCTGGACGCGGGCCCGGACGGCGCCGCGCGGGTCGCCCGCGTCGCCCGGCGCCGCCTCCGCCTGGTCACGCTCGGCGCCCTGCACTGGCTGGACGACGAACCCGCGCCGCAGAGCCAGGGCGACCCCGCGCCGCAGAAGAGCTAG